A window of Oceanimonas doudoroffii genomic DNA:
CTGGCTCTCGGCTTCGTCCACCAAACGCACCGTCACTTCGGCCTCATCCCGCTCGCCGTCAAGGGCGGCGGCAAGCCAGGTTTCCAGCTGCTGCTCGGTGGGCAGGCCGGGGGCCTCATCGCAGGCGATTTGCACATCCAGCCACAGGGTCATGCGTCGGACTCCTCATTGGGTGCAGAGCTCTGCCGCTTCTGTTCCTTCTGTTCCTTCTGTTGCTTCTGGGCCTCGTCAAAGGCTTCATAGGCGCGCACGATGCGGGCCACCACCGGGTGGCGCACCACGTCTTCGGCACGAAAGAAGTTGAACGACAGCCCTTCCACGCCGCCCAGCACCTCAATGGCGTGACGCAGGCCGGAGCGGGCATTGCGGGGCAGGTCGATCTGGGTAATGTCGCCGGTGATCACCGCCTTGGAGTTAAAGCCGATACGGGTGAGGAACATCTTCATCTGCTCCACCGTGGTGTTCTGGCTTTCATCCAGGATCACAAAGGCGTCGTTCAGGGTGCGGCCGCGCATGTAGGCGAGGGGCGCCACTTCGATGACGTTGCGTTCGATGAGCTTTTCCACCCGCTCAAAGCCCAGCATTTCAAACAGGGCGTCGTACAGGGGGCGCAGGTAGGGATCCACCTTCTGGCTCAGATCCCCGGGCAGAAAGCCAAGCTTCTCGCCCGCTTCCACCGCCGGCCGGGTCAGCAGAATGCGACGAATTTCCTGGCGCTCCAGAGCGTCCACCGCCGCAGCCACCGCCAGATAGGTTTTGCCGGTGCCCGCCGGGCCAATGCCAAAGGTGATGTCGTGGCTGAGAATGTGGGCGACGTAATGGGCCTGATTGGGGCTGCGCGGCTTGATCAGTCCCCGCTTGGTCTTGATGACCACTTCCTTGCCGTAGCGATAGCCGGTGTCGGCTTCTTCCTCGTCCTGCTCCAGTACTCGACTTTCCTTGATGGCCAGATGCACCTGCTCGGGAGTGATATCGGGCACGGCCTGGCCCTTGACCGACTGGGTGTCCACATAGAGGCGGGTAAGAATGTCGTTGACCACGCGGGCCAGGCGCTCGGGGCCGACAATCTGAAAGTGCTCGTTCTGATGGTTGATCTCCACCCCCAGACGGCGCTCCAGTTGCTTGATATTGTCGTCGAAGGGGCCGCACAGGCTGGCCACGCGCTGGCCGTCGGCGGGTTGTAGTTCCAGTTCCAGATGAGTGACGTTGGCTGTCAAGGTAACTCCTGAATATCGGGGATGAGGGAGCCGGGAGCGGGGAGCAGGACATCCAGTCCCCATTCCCCAATCCCGAGTCCCCGTATTTTAGGGGGTAAAAGTGGCCACGCCGCTGTCGTCGGGCACGCCGTCGGGGCGGCGGGCCAGAATGCTTTGGGGCGACACCTGGGTGCGCAGATCCATTTCATCCTCGCCGCGCAGGAATTTGCCGCGCAGGCTGTGGGGCATGACCTCGGTGATCTCCACGTCGGCAAAGCCGCCAATCAGATGATGAGGACCCTCAAAGTTCACCACCCGGTTGTTCTCGGTGCGGCCGCGCAGCTCCATGGGATTCAGCTTGGAAGGACCTTCCACCAGTATACGCTGGGTGGAGCCGAGCATCTGCCGGCTGATCAACTGGGCCTGATTGTTGATGGTGTTCTGCAGCCGGTACAGGCGCTCCTTCTTTTCTTCCATCGAAATGTCGTCGGGCAGATCGGCGGCCGGGGTGCCCGGACGGGGGCTGTAAATAAAGCTGAAGCTCATGTCAAAGCCCACGTCTTCGATGAGTTTCATGGTCTTTTCAAAGTCATCGGCCTCTTCACCGGGAAAGCCCACGATAAAGTCGGAGCTGATGGTGATATCGGGGCGGGCAGCGCGCAGCCGGCGAATCTTGGACTTGTATTCAATGGCGGTGTGCGGGCGCTTCATCAGGGTCAGAATGCGATCCGAACCGCTCTGTACCGGCAGGTGCAGGAAGCTCACTACCTCGGGGGTATCCTTGTACACCTCGATAATGTCGTCGGTGAACTCGATGGGGTGGCTGGTGGTGTAGCGAATGCGGTCGATACCGTCGATGGCGGCCACCAGGCGCAACAGCTCGGCAAAGCTGCAGATGTCGCCGTCATGGGTCTCGCCCCGGTAGGCGTTAACGTTCTGACCCAGCAGGTTGACTTCGCGCACGCCCTGCTCGGCAAGCTGGGCGATTTCATAGAGTACGTCGTCCAGCGGGCGGCTGACTTCCTCGCCGCGGGTGTAGGGCACCACGCAGAAGGAGCAATATTTGGAGCAGCCCTCCATGATGGACACAAAGGCGGTGGCGCCTTCGGCCCTGGGCTCGGGCAGGTTGTCAAACTTCTCGATTTCCGGAAATTCCACGTCCACCTGGGCGCCACGGCCCTCCAGCACGGATTTGATCATGGTCGGCAGCCGGTGCAGGGTCTGCGGACCGAAGACGATATCGACAAAGGGCGCACGGGCGCGAATGGCGTCCCCTTCCTGTGACGCCACACAGCCACCCACGCCGATCACCAGCTTGGGATTGGCTTCCTTGAGCGGACGCCAGCGCCCGAGCTGATGAAAGACCTTCTCCTGGGCCTTCTCGCGAATGGAGCAGGTGTTGAGCAGCAGCACATCGGCCTGCTCTGCTTCTTCGGTGAGCTGGTAGCCGTGGCTGGCATCCAGCAGATCGGCCATCTTGGATGAATCGTATTCGTTCATCTGACAGCCCCAGGTCTTGATATGAAGTTTTTTGCTCATGGCGCTCTTGAGTTACTGCAAAGGGTCGTGCGTTTTGGACCGGGTATTCTACTCTTTTCTCCGCGGAGTGACCAGATAATATCCAGCCACAGGGGGGTGTCGAGTGAGTAAATTGGCCCCGGCGAAACTGCGGGAATTGGGGTAGAATGGCCGAAAAATCCGGAGGTTGGGCAATGCAGAAGTGCGATATTGTCATTATTGGCGGTGGCATGGTAGGTGCCCTGGCGGCGGCGCTGCTGGCGCCTGCCGGGCTGGCCGTGCGTGTGCTGGAAAGCCGCCAGCCGCAAGCATTTTCCCCTGAGCAGCCCCATGATCTGCGCATTTCCTCGGTGAGCGCCGCCTCAGTGCGGCTGCTGCAGCAGGCCGGTGCCTGGGACGCGATTACCAATATGCGCGCCTGGCCCTATCAGCGGCTGGAAGCCAGCGAGTGGCAGGGTTTTGCCACCCGCTTCAGTGCCGCCGAGCTCGACTGCGAATATCTGGGCTATATGCTGGAAAACCGCGTCATTCAGCTGGGCCTGTGGCAGGCGCTGGCCCAGTGGCACAATGTGAGCATTGATTGCCCGAGTGAGCTGGACGGCCTGGCGCAAAACGAGCAGGGTGCCCTGCTCACCCTTAAGGACGGGAGCGAGCTGCAGGCACGGCTGGTGCTGGCCTGTGACGGTGCCGAGTCACGAGTACGGCAACTGGCCGGCATTGGCGTCACCGCCTGGGATTACGACCAGCAGTGCATGCTGATCAGCGTGGCAGGGGAGCGTCTGGAGCAGGACATCACCTGGCAGCAGTTCTGCGCCACCGGCCCGCGGGCCCTGCTGCCCCTTGGGCATGGCAAGGGGTCGCTGGTGTGGTACGACGGCAAGGCTCGTATCGAGCAGCTGGCGGCCCTCGGCAATGACGCCCTGGCGGCCGAGGTGGCCACGCATTTTCCGCCGCGACTGGGAGCGGTGACCGTTCTAGGCAAGGGCCACTTTTCTTTGCGCCGGCGCCATGCCAATCAGTACGTCAAGGGCAGCGTGGTGCTGCTCGGCGATGCCGCCCACACCATCAATCCGCTGGCGGGGCAGGGAGTGAACCTCGGCTTCAAGGATGTGGCGGTGCTGAGTGAGTTGGTGCATGAGGCGGTGGAGCGGGGCGAGGATATCGCCGACACCGCCCTGCTGAAGCGTTTTGAACGGCGCCGCCGGCCCGACAACCTGTTGATGCAGGGCGCCATGGATGTGTTCTATCAGGCTTTCAGTAACGAGCTGCCGCCTCTCAAGCTGTTGCGTAACCTGGGCCTCAAGGCCGCCGAGCACAGCGGGCCGCTGAAAAAGCGGGTCATGAAGTACGCCATGGGGTTGTAAAAGCGAGTTTGAAGCCGGAAGCTGAAAGAAGAGTAGGTTGGAATGAGCTCCGCGAATTCCAACATGGTCACGGCCTGCTCGATTGTTGGGATTCGCTGCGCTCATCGCCAACTTACCGCACTGTGACGTCAGGGACTTGGGATTGATAGGGACTGGTACGCTTCCCTAATCCCAGAAAGCAAAAAACCAGCCTGTAGGCTGGTTTTTTGTAGATGGCTGTGAGTACCAGGATTCGAACCTGGGCACTGATGCCGAGATCAAAAAGCCGGCACTGAGGCCGAGATCAAAAAGCCGGCACTGAGGCCGGCTTTTCAATAGATGGCTGTGAGTACCAGGATTCGAACCTGGGCGCTGATGCCGAGATCAAAAAAACCGGCACTTAGGCCGGCTTCTTGAGCAATATGGCTGGGGTACCAGGATTCGAACCTGGGAATGGCGAGATCAAAACCCGCTGCCTTACCGCTTGGCGATACCCCAATTGTCTTGAATGGTGCGGGAGGCGAGACTTGAACTCGCACACCTTGCGGCGCCAGAACCTAAATCTGGTGCGTCTACCAATTTCGCCACTCCCGCTAAAGAGTGGTGGCTATGGCGGGATTCGAACCTGCGACCCCATCATTATGAGTGATGTGCTCTAACCAACTGAGCTACATAGCCACATAAAGCATTGAGTCGCCTCAATGTTCTGACACGTAGCGTTACGTATCAATATAAAATGCCTGAAGTTGCAGTTTGTACCTGGGCATGAACGCCGGGATAAAAACCTTCATTGCCTTCAGCATTTCATGAAAATGGCTGGGGTACCAGGATTCGAACCTGGGAATGGCGAGATCAAAACCCGCTGCCTTACCGCTTGGCGATACCCCAATAGCAAATGGATGATAACAAATTTTTCGATATCAGCCACTTTTGAAAAATGGCTGGGGTACCAGGATTCGAACCTGGGAATGGCGAGATCAAAACCCGCTGCCTTACCGCTTGGCGATACCCCAGCAATGGTGGCTATGGCGGGATTCGAACCTGCGACCCCATCATTATGAGTGATGTGCTCTAACCAACTGAGCTACATAGCCACTGCTTGTTGATGACCTTACGTCACCGAACGGGGCGCATTATGCGTATCCCGACCGACAGCGTCAACCGTTTTTCCGTAAAAAATTGGCCCGCCACCGTCGTTTGGACACAAAATCGTCATGGTGGTGAAGGGGTGGTCAGTGGGGCTGTTTTTTATGCGAAAAGTCGAAAATAAAAAGGCCGGGCGCATGCCCGGCCTTTCAGAGACTGACGGTTAATGTCAGACGTTGAACAGGAAGTTCATCACATCGCCGTCTTTTACGATGTAGTCCTTGCCCTCGGAGCGCATCTTGCCCGCTTCCTTGGCGCCCTGCTCACCCTGGTAGGTGATGTAGTCGTCATAACCGATGGTCTGGGCGCGAATAAAGCCCTTCTCGAAGTCGGTATGAATCTTGCCTGCGGCCTGAGGCGCGGTGGCGCCCACGGGAATGGTCCAGGCACGCACTTCCTTCACCCCGGCGGTGAAGTAGGTCTGCAGGTTGAGCAGCTCATAGCCGGCACGGATCACCCGGTTCAGGCCTGGCTCTTCCAAGCCCATGTCGGCCATGAACTCGGCCGCTTCTTCCGCATCCAGCTCGGCAATTTCCGACTCCATGGCGGCACACACCGGCACGACTATGGCGTTTTCGGCGGCGGCAATGGCTTCCACCTGGGCCAGGTAGGGGTTGTCCTCAAAGCCGTCTTCATTGACGTTGGCAATGTACATGGTCGGCTTGATGGTGAGGAAGTTCAGGTAATCGATGGCCGCCTTTTCTTCCTTGGTCAGTTCCACGCTGCGCAGTACTTTGGCTTCTTCCAGCACCGGCAGCAGCTTTTCCAGCACGGTGATCTCGAACTTGGCATCCTTGTCGCCGCCCTTGGCCTTTTTGGCGTTGCGCTGAATGGCGCGCTCGCAGGTGTCCAGGTCCGCCAGCGCCAACTCGGTGTTGATCACCTCGATATCATCCTTGGGCGACACCTGACCGGCCACGTGGACGATGTTGTCGTTTTCAAAGCAGCGCACCACATGGCCGATGGCATCGGTTTCGCGAATGTTGGCCAGAAACTTGTTGCCCAGGCCTTCCCCCTTGGAGGCGCCCGCCACCAGGCCGGCGATGTCCACGAACTCCATGGTGGTGGGCAGCACTCGCTGGGGATTGACGATGGCGGCCAGGGCATCGAGGCGCTTGTCCGGCACCGGCACCACGCCGGTGTTCGGCTCTATGGTGCAAAAGGGGAAGTTGGCGGCTTCGATGCCGGCCTTGGTCAGTGCGTTGAACAGGGTGGATTTGCCCACGTTGGGCAGACCCACAATACCGCATTTAAAACCCATGATGGTGTCCTGAAATTACTTGGTGGAATCGGCGTTGAAGGCATGCAGGCGGTTCATTGCCTTGGCCATGCCATCCTTGAATAAAATATCGGTGGCGCGGCTGGCTTCGTCCACGGTGGCGTCGAGCAATTCCTGCTCTGCGGCCGGTGCCTTGGTCAGCACAAAGCCGGCCACCCGGGACTTGTCGCCCGGGTGGCCAATGCCCAGCCGCAGCCGGTAGAAGTCCTTGTTATTGCCCAGGCTGCTGATAATGTCACGCAGACCATTGTGGCCGCCATGGCCGCCGCCCTGCTTGAAGCGGGCGGTGCCCGGGGGCAGATCCAGCTCGTCGTGGGCGACCAGAATGCCCTCGGGCGGAATCTGGTAAAAGTTGGCCAGGGCCGCCACCGCCTTGCCCGAGCGGTTCATAAAGGTGGCGGGCACCAGCAGGCGCACGTCGCGGCCGGCAATGCGCACGCGACCGGTCCAGCCAAAGAACTTGCCTTCTTCCTTGAGCTGGGCACCGTGCAGGCGGGCCAGTTCGGCCACATACCAAGCACCGGCATTGTGCCGGGTTTGGGCGTATTCCGGGCCGGGGTTGGCCAGCCCGACAATAAGTTCGATAGGTTGCATAGCATAATCGGCCGTTAAAATGACGCCATATTCTAATGAAGCGCGGCGATAATGGCCACCTCAAGGGCAGGATTTGCCATGGGGCGGCGTTGAGGACGCGTTTGATTTATTGTTTACAATTTATGCTATGATTGTGCATTCAAAGGCGGGCGATCCGCTTTAGTCTTGTTTTTGTTCTTCTATTTTTCCCGCACGGGATATTTCACGGACACCATCATGTTTGAACTTCTGGGTTGGTCCCTGCTGGCCGGCGTGGTCAATGCGCTTGCCGGTGGCGGCCTGTTTTTTACCCTGCCGGCTTTGCTGGGCGCGGGCATTCCCAGCACCGCCGCCGTGGCCACCGCCAGCGTGGCGTCCTGGCCCGGTTATGTCAGTGCCTTTTGGGGGATGCGTCGCCGTCTGCGGGGCGGCCCGCTGCTGGCGTTGACCATCATTGGCCTGGGAGGCGGTGGTCTGGGCGCCTATGCCCTGACCCGGTTTCATGCCGACCATTTCAATTATCTGGTGCCCTGGCTGCTGCTGGGTGTGAGCCTGCTCTATGGCCGCCAGCTGCTCAGCAGTCAGGGCTTTGAAGGCCCGCTTGCCATGAAACCGAAGGCCTGGCCGGTGCTGCTGGGGGGCAGTGTCTACGGTGGCTTTTTTGGTGGCGGCCTTGGGGTATTGCTGATGGCGCTGATGGGCCAGCTGCGCATGGGCACCAGCCTGCAGCAACATGCCATCAAGCTGTATCTGTCGATGCTGGCCAGCGGCGCCACCATCCTGGTCTATTCCCTGTCGGGGCTGGTGTACTGGCATCAAGCCCTGCTGCTGGCGGTGGGTTACCTGCTCGGCGGCAAGCTGGGCGCCCGGGTGCTGGAATGGATCAGGCCAAAACTGCTGGCCTGGGGCATTGTCGCCTTTGGCGTGGGCCTGAGCGGGTATTATTTTGTGCGCTTCTACGGATAAAAACGGTGAGGGGTGAGGAGACAGGAGTGAGGTGATTTTACTCCTCACCCCTCACGTCTTACCCCTCACGTTCCTCCGGACACAAAAAAGCCCGCGAATCTCGCGGGCTTTTTGCTTCAGGCTATCAGCTTAAAGCTTGCCAGTGCTTATTGCTCAAACATGGCGGAGATGGACTCTTCGTTGCTGATGCGACGAATGGCCTCGGCCAGCATGGGCGACAGGGTCAGCTGCTTGACCTTGCTGATGGCCTTGATTTCATCGCTCAGGGGCACGGAGTCGGTGATGATGACTTCATCGATCACGGAATCCTTGATGTTCTGGGCGGCATTGCCGGAGAACACGGCGTGGGTGGCGTAGGCAAACACCCGCTTGGCGCCGCGCTCTTTCAGGGCTTCGGCGGCCTTGCACAGGGTGCCGCCGGTGTCGATCATGTCGTCCACGATCACGCAGTCACGGCCTTCCACGTCACCGATAAGGTGCATGACCTGGGACACATTGGCGCGAGGACGGCGTTTGTCGATAATGGCGATGTCGGTTTCGTCCAGCAGCTTGGCCACGGCACGGGCGCGCACCACGCCGCCGATATCGGGAGACACCACCACGGCGTCCTGCAGGCCCTTGGCCTTCATGTCTTCCAGCAGTACCGGGGTACCGAATACATTGTCTACCGGCACGTCAAAGAAGCCCTGAATCTGCTCGGCGTGCAGGTCCACGGTCAGCACCCTGTCCACACCCACGCTGGACAGGAAGTCGGCCACCACCTTGGCGGTGATCGGTACCCGGGCGGAGCGCACACGGCGATCCTGGCGAGCATAACCGAAGTAGGGAATGACGGCGGTAATGCGGCCGGCGGAGGCACGACGCAGGGCGTCAACCATGACGATCAGCTCCATCAGGTTGTCATTGGTCGGCGCACAGGTGGACTGGATGATGAAGACATCGCCGCCGCGTACATTTTCGTTGATTTGCACGCTGATCTCGCCGTCGCTGAAACGGCCGACATCGGCAGCGCTCAGTTTGATGAAAAGACGATCGGCGATACGTTGGGCGAGTTCCGGCGTTGCATTACCAGCAAACAGCTTCATGTCGGGCACGGTTTAAAACCTCGGGGTTGCTTCGTGGGTGGCGAGACTGGACGGGGCCGTGAACCCGTGTTACGAAAAACAATTTCGCTATCCAGCCCGTTTTCGGAATTATTCTGGTTCGGAACGCCAGTCAGGGGGTTGAGAGAGAGCACTCAACGGTGAGTCGGCCTGCGCCGTGTCTTCCTGCCGGCGACCGCCGGCAGCGAATTGACCCTTGGGATAAGGGAGAAAGCGAGCCCACCCCGCCTTCATGCCATCGCTGCCTGGTCTGTCTTGTTTAATAACGGGGGCTTACAAGGCGTCGAGCGCCGTGTGCAGCGGCGAGATATTACGGCCTTTGACAACAAAGCCACTGGCGCCATCCGGTGCTTTTTTAAGCGCCGATTCGGCTGCCTCACGGCTGTCAAAGGTGCCGAAAATACAGGCGCCGGTGCCCGTCATTCTTGACGGCGCATATTCTAGCAACCAGCTCAGAAGTTTGGCAACCTCGGGGTGTCGCTTTTTGACCAGCCCCTCGCAGTCGTTTTGCCAGGGCATGCTCAGGCGCTGTTCAAGGCTCAGTACCGGGCTGTTGCGGGGGAGGTTCGGGTCGGTAAAAATGGCTGCCGTGGCCACTTCCACCCCCGGGTTGAGCACCAGGTACCAGGGCTCGGGCGGGGCGGCGTCGCTGAAAATATCACCCACGCCTTCGGCAAAGGCGGCGCGGCCGTGCACGAATACCGGCACGTCGGCACCCAGCTGCAGGCCAAGGCCGGCCAATTCGTCATGGTCAAGGCCCAGTTGCCACAGCCGGTTCAGCCCCACCAGGGTGGTGGCGGCGTCACTGGAACCGCCGCCCAGGCCGCCGCCCATGGGGAGGTGCTTGGTGAGGGTGATGTGCGCGCCTTTGCTACAACCCGTGTGCGCTTGCAGCAGGCGTGCCGCTTTAATGATTAGGTTGTCTTCAGGGGCCACTCCGGGCAGGGCCGGGGAAAGGCTCAGCCCGGGGGCTTCTTCAAAGCAAAGCACATCGCCAAAGTCCACAAACTGAAACAGGGTTTGCAGGTCGTGGTAGCCATCACTCCGGCGGCCGGTAATGTACAGAAACAGGTTGAGCTTGGCGGGGGCGGGCAGGCGCAGCGTCACGGGTTCAGCTCCCACCGGCTTACCGCCAGTTTCAGGGTGGTGGTGTCATGGCTCAGTTCCAGCCGGCTGGGCAGCCACAGCTGGTCGATTTGGGTGTAGCCCTGGTAGCTGAGCTGCCAGCCGTGAGACTGCACTTGTGCCGGGCGTCCGTCGGCATCAAAGATCACGGTGTCGGCCTCGCCGGGCAGGCCCTTGATCCAGTCCGCCAGCTGCTCCACCGGCAGATTCCAGCCGGTCAGGCGATACACCAGCTCCTGGGCATTGGTGGCGGTATGGCGCCGGCCTTCACCGTCGACAAGCTCGATGCGGCCGTTGCGCCGGCTGAGGTCAAACACCCGCTTGCCCACCACATTGGTCAGGTTCAGGCGGTAGTCGTCGCTGTGTTGGCGCCAGAACAGGCTCAGGCTGCCGCGCTCTTCGGGAGTGATGATGCCGAGCCTGGCGGCCAGCTGCCAGTCCTGCAGGGCGGCCAGTTGTTGTTTCTGGGCCTGCCAGGATCCGACCGGCGCCTCTTCGGCCCGGTAGGCACAGCCCGAGACCAGCAACAAGCCAAGGCAGATCAATAAAGTACGCACGGCGAGCACTCCGCGTTTGAAAGTGGGTGCTCAGTATAAGGGTAAGGCCGGTGCCTTTTAAAGATTTGGCCTTTCTCGTACAATAGCCGGCTACACGAAGAACGATGTGAGCCGCACCAAATCCTCATGAGCCTGCTGGTACTGGGAATCAATCATAAGACAGCGTCCGTCGCCCTGCGCGAGCGGGTGGCGTTTGGCCCTGATCTTGCCCCCCGGGCGCTGCAGGAGCTGATGAACATGCAGGGCGTGGCCGAAACCGTGATCCTGTCTACCTGTAACCGCACCGAGTTGTATTGCAGCCTCGACGACGAGGGCGACAGCGATGTGGTGCGGCACTGGCTGCAGCAGTTTCACCGCCTGGATGAAGACGAGCTGACCGCCTGTCTGTATCAGCATCAGGGCGAGGACGCCATTCGCCACCTGATGCGGGTGGCCTGCGGTCTCGACTCCCTGGTGCTGGGCGAGCCGCAGATACTGGGCCAGATCAAGCAGGCCTACAGCCAGTCCCATCAGGCCGGCAGCCTCAAGGGGCTGCTGGAGCGGCTGTTTCAGAAGTCCTTTTCCGTGGCCAAGCGGGTGCGCACCGAGACCGACATTGGCGCCAGTGCGGTGTCGGTGGCCTTTGCCGCGGTCAGCCTGGCCAAACGCATCTTTTCGGATCTGGGGCGCACCCGCGTGTTGTTGGTGGGCGCCGGCGAAACCGTCGAGCTGGTGGCGCGACACCTGCGCGAGCAGTCGGTGACCCAGATGATGGTGGCCAACCGCACCCTGGAGCGGGCCCAGAGCCTGGCCCAGGAGTTTGAGGCCGAGGTGATGACCCTGGAGCAGATTCCCGAGTTTCTGCCCCGGGCCGATATCGTGATCAGCTCTACCGCCAGCCCTCTGCCCATTATCGGCAAGGGCATGGTAGAGCGGGCGCTCAAGGCCCGCCGGCACAAACCCATTCTGCTGGTGGACATCGCCGTGCCCCGGGACATCGAGCCCGAGGTGGATGAACTCAACGACGCCTACCTTTACACCGTGGACGATCTGCAGGGCATCATCGAGCAGAACCTCGAGGCCCGTAAACGGGCGGCGGCCCAGGCCGAGCGCATTATTCTGGAAGAGCGGGATCAGTTTATGGCCTGGTACCGCTCGCTGCGCTCGGTGGACCTGATTCGCGACTACCGCACCCAGGCGGAAAGCGTGCGTGAACAGGAGCTGGCCCGGGCGCTGCAGGCCCTGGCCCAGGGGGAAGACGCCACCGAAGTGATGCAGCAGCTGACCCGGCGACTGACCAACAAGCTTATTCATACCCCCACCCAGGCCCTGAGCCAGGCCGGCAAGGACGGCGATCAGGAGATGCTGGCGGTGCTGTCCCGCAGCCTGGGCATCAGTCGGCCCTGAGCCGGCATAACGGCGAGATCCTCGATGAACGAATCCGTACTGAAGAAACTGGAAGGCCTGGAAGAACGCTACCAGGAGGTGCAGGCGCTGCTGGGCGAGGCCTCGGTTATCAATAACCAGGAGCAATACCGGACGCTGACCCGGGAATATGCCCAGCTGGAAGACGTGGTGGCCTGCTTTCAGCGCTACCGTCGGGCCGAGGAAGACCTGGCCGAAGCCAAAGAAATGCTGGCGGAAGACGACGCCGAGCTCAAGGCCATGGCCCGGGACGAGATCGACAGCGCCGAGGCCGCCATCGACACCCTGAGCCAGGAGCTGCAGATTTTGCTGCTGCCCAAGGATCCCAGGGACGACAACAACTGTTTTCTGGAGATTCGTGCCGGTGCCGGGGGCGATGAGGCGGCCATCTTTGCCGGCGATCTGTTTCGCATGTACAGCCGCTATGCCGAAACCCGGCGCTGGCGGGTGGAGATCGTCAGTGCCAGCGAGGGCGAGCACGGCGGCTTCAAGGAGATCATCGCCCGCATCGAGGGCGCCGGCGTCTATGGTCAGCTCAAGTTCGAGTCCGGCGGCCACCGAGTGCAGCGGGTGCCCGAAACCGAATCCCAGGGCCGCATTCACACCTCTGCCTGCACGGTGGCGGTGATGCCCGAAATACCCGAGGCCGAGGCCCCGGAGATCAACCCGGCGGATCTCAAGGTGGACACCTTTCGCGCGTCCGGTGCCGGTGGTCAGCACGTCAACAAGACCGACTCGGCCATTCGCATTACCCACCTGCCTACCGGCATGGTGGTGGAATGCCAGGACGAGCGTTCCCAGCACAAGAACCGCGCCAAGGCCATGGCGGTGCTGGCCTCGCGCCTGGCCCAGGCGGAGCAGGACAAGCGTCAGGCCGAAGAGCAGAGTGAGCGGCGCAACCTGCTGGGCAGCGGCGATCGTTCCGATCGCATTCGCACCTACAACTTCCCTCAAGGGCGAGTGTCGGATCATCGGATCAACCTGACCCTGTACCGGCTGAGCGAGGTGCTGGAAGGCCAGCTGGACATGCTCACTCAGCCCATTCTGCAGGAGCACCAGGCCGACCAGCTCGCCGCCCTGGCGGGTCAGTGATGAGGCTGAGCGAGCTGCGCAATCACTTGCGTGAGCAACTGGCCGGGGGCGAGTCGCCGGCGCTGGATGCCGACGTCTTGCTGTGCCACGTGCTGGGCAAACCCCGCAGTTTTCTGCTGGCCTGGCCCGAATTCGAGGTGTCTGCCGAGCAGAAGGCCGAGCTGGCTGAACTGATAACTCGCCGCCAGGCCGGTGAGCCGGTGGCCCACCTGACCGGACAACGGGAATTCTGGGCCCTGATGCTGGAAGTCACTTCGGATACCCTGATCCCCAGGCCCGACACCGAAATCCTGGTCGAGGCCGCGCTGACGCGCCTGCCCCAGCGACCGGCGCGAGTGGTGGATCTGGGCACCGGCACCGGCGCCATTGCCTTGTCCATCAAGAGCGAGCGCCCCGCCGACACCGTGCTGGCGGTGGAATTTAACCCCGCCGCCG
This region includes:
- the prmC gene encoding peptide chain release factor N(5)-glutamine methyltransferase, which encodes MRLSELRNHLREQLAGGESPALDADVLLCHVLGKPRSFLLAWPEFEVSAEQKAELAELITRRQAGEPVAHLTGQREFWALMLEVTSDTLIPRPDTEILVEAALTRLPQRPARVVDLGTGTGAIALSIKSERPADTVLAVEFNPAAAALARRNAERLDLQVEVREGSWLAPLAGLTFDMIVSNPPYIDAADPHLAEGDVRFEPLSALVAEDEGLADIRHIAAHAPAQLTAGGWLLVEHGWQQGEAVRHIFIDNGFEKVTTLRDYGGQDRVTLGCLPGREHA
- the ispE gene encoding 4-(cytidine 5'-diphospho)-2-C-methyl-D-erythritol kinase; protein product: MRLPAPAKLNLFLYITGRRSDGYHDLQTLFQFVDFGDVLCFEEAPGLSLSPALPGVAPEDNLIIKAARLLQAHTGCSKGAHITLTKHLPMGGGLGGGSSDAATTLVGLNRLWQLGLDHDELAGLGLQLGADVPVFVHGRAAFAEGVGDIFSDAAPPEPWYLVLNPGVEVATAAIFTDPNLPRNSPVLSLEQRLSMPWQNDCEGLVKKRHPEVAKLLSWLLEYAPSRMTGTGACIFGTFDSREAAESALKKAPDGASGFVVKGRNISPLHTALDAL
- the lolB gene encoding lipoprotein insertase outer membrane protein LolB, with the protein product MRTLLICLGLLLVSGCAYRAEEAPVGSWQAQKQQLAALQDWQLAARLGIITPEERGSLSLFWRQHSDDYRLNLTNVVGKRVFDLSRRNGRIELVDGEGRRHTATNAQELVYRLTGWNLPVEQLADWIKGLPGEADTVIFDADGRPAQVQSHGWQLSYQGYTQIDQLWLPSRLELSHDTTTLKLAVSRWELNP
- the prfA gene encoding peptide chain release factor 1, with the translated sequence MNESVLKKLEGLEERYQEVQALLGEASVINNQEQYRTLTREYAQLEDVVACFQRYRRAEEDLAEAKEMLAEDDAELKAMARDEIDSAEAAIDTLSQELQILLLPKDPRDDNNCFLEIRAGAGGDEAAIFAGDLFRMYSRYAETRRWRVEIVSASEGEHGGFKEIIARIEGAGVYGQLKFESGGHRVQRVPETESQGRIHTSACTVAVMPEIPEAEAPEINPADLKVDTFRASGAGGQHVNKTDSAIRITHLPTGMVVECQDERSQHKNRAKAMAVLASRLAQAEQDKRQAEEQSERRNLLGSGDRSDRIRTYNFPQGRVSDHRINLTLYRLSEVLEGQLDMLTQPILQEHQADQLAALAGQ
- the hemA gene encoding glutamyl-tRNA reductase gives rise to the protein MSLLVLGINHKTASVALRERVAFGPDLAPRALQELMNMQGVAETVILSTCNRTELYCSLDDEGDSDVVRHWLQQFHRLDEDELTACLYQHQGEDAIRHLMRVACGLDSLVLGEPQILGQIKQAYSQSHQAGSLKGLLERLFQKSFSVAKRVRTETDIGASAVSVAFAAVSLAKRIFSDLGRTRVLLVGAGETVELVARHLREQSVTQMMVANRTLERAQSLAQEFEAEVMTLEQIPEFLPRADIVISSTASPLPIIGKGMVERALKARRHKPILLVDIAVPRDIEPEVDELNDAYLYTVDDLQGIIEQNLEARKRAAAQAERIILEERDQFMAWYRSLRSVDLIRDYRTQAESVREQELARALQALAQGEDATEVMQQLTRRLTNKLIHTPTQALSQAGKDGDQEMLAVLSRSLGISRP
- a CDS encoding ribose-phosphate pyrophosphokinase, with product MPDMKLFAGNATPELAQRIADRLFIKLSAADVGRFSDGEISVQINENVRGGDVFIIQSTCAPTNDNLMELIVMVDALRRASAGRITAVIPYFGYARQDRRVRSARVPITAKVVADFLSSVGVDRVLTVDLHAEQIQGFFDVPVDNVFGTPVLLEDMKAKGLQDAVVVSPDIGGVVRARAVAKLLDETDIAIIDKRRPRANVSQVMHLIGDVEGRDCVIVDDMIDTGGTLCKAAEALKERGAKRVFAYATHAVFSGNAAQNIKDSVIDEVIITDSVPLSDEIKAISKVKQLTLSPMLAEAIRRISNEESISAMFEQ